From the genome of Scytonema hofmannii PCC 7110, one region includes:
- a CDS encoding DevA family ABC transporter ATP-binding protein — MYPGPVISIKKLNHYYGRGSLKRQILFDINLEIFPGEIVIMTGPSGSGKTTLLSLIGGLRSVQEGSLKFLDVELFRASQKKLVNIRRKIGYIFQAHNLLEFLTARQNVQMAVELNQHVSPQNAIAKSEAMLRAVGLEERINYYPEHLSGGQKQRIAIARALVNSPSLVLADEPTAALDKQSGRDVVELMQSLAKEQGTSILLVTHDNRILDIADRIVEMEDGLLARDSQGKIGSRE, encoded by the coding sequence ATGTATCCAGGACCTGTTATTTCTATCAAAAAGCTGAATCATTATTATGGCAGAGGTTCTTTAAAAAGACAAATTCTATTTGATATAAACTTGGAAATTTTTCCAGGTGAAATTGTCATTATGACTGGACCATCAGGCTCGGGAAAAACAACATTGCTAAGCTTGATTGGTGGTTTGCGCTCGGTACAAGAAGGAAGTTTAAAATTTTTAGATGTAGAACTTTTTAGAGCCAGCCAAAAAAAATTAGTCAATATTCGGCGTAAGATTGGTTATATTTTCCAAGCTCATAATTTGCTGGAGTTTTTAACTGCAAGGCAGAACGTGCAAATGGCAGTAGAGTTAAATCAGCACGTGTCTCCCCAAAACGCCATTGCTAAATCAGAAGCAATGCTGAGAGCAGTTGGTTTGGAGGAACGGATTAATTACTATCCAGAACATCTTTCGGGAGGACAAAAACAAAGGATTGCGATCGCCCGCGCATTGGTCAATAGTCCATCACTGGTGTTAGCCGACGAACCGACAGCAGCATTGGATAAACAATCAGGACGAGATGTCGTGGAGTTGATGCAGAGCCTAGCAAAAGAACAGGGAACGTCGATATTATTAGTGACCCACGACAACCGCATTTTAGACATAGCAGACCGTATTGTAGAAATGGAAGATGGTCTTTTAGCCCGTGATTCTCAGGGAAAAATAGGGAGTAGGGAGTAG
- a CDS encoding HAD family hydrolase: protein MPKLLPLLDASLNKTFTNIRLVATDMDGTLTKGGKFTSALLQGLQDLAAAGIQVAIVTGRSAGWVSGLAYYLPIVGAIAENGGLFYPNGSDRPIALVPIPDLIAHRQQLAAAFHQLKTQFPLLEESTDNRFRITDWTFDVKGLSTNELQTLSQLCQEMGWGFTYSNVQCHIKPKQQDKAPGLLKVLREFFPEYSPEQVVTVGDSPNDESLFDERYFPVSVGVANVLEYTNQIQHQPTYITSATEGEGFCELVSLLKIATGD, encoded by the coding sequence ATGCCAAAACTCCTCCCCCTACTTGATGCTTCATTGAATAAAACCTTTACCAACATTCGCTTGGTTGCTACTGATATGGATGGTACCCTAACCAAAGGGGGAAAATTTACCAGTGCTTTGTTGCAAGGATTGCAGGATTTAGCGGCTGCTGGCATTCAAGTTGCGATCGTGACTGGAAGAAGTGCAGGCTGGGTTAGTGGTTTAGCTTACTATTTGCCCATTGTGGGTGCAATAGCAGAAAATGGTGGTTTATTTTATCCGAACGGAAGCGATCGACCAATCGCTTTAGTACCAATTCCCGACCTCATCGCCCACCGTCAACAACTAGCTGCTGCTTTTCACCAATTAAAAACCCAATTCCCCCTACTGGAAGAATCTACAGATAATCGCTTTCGCATAACTGACTGGACTTTTGATGTCAAAGGTTTGAGTACAAATGAACTGCAAACCTTAAGCCAACTTTGCCAAGAGATGGGTTGGGGATTCACATACAGCAACGTGCAATGCCATATCAAGCCAAAGCAGCAAGATAAAGCACCTGGATTGTTAAAAGTACTGCGAGAGTTCTTTCCCGAATACAGCCCAGAACAAGTTGTCACCGTTGGAGACAGCCCCAACGATGAAAGTTTATTTGATGAGCGTTATTTTCCTGTCTCTGTAGGTGTAGCTAATGTGCTAGAGTATACAAATCAAATCCAGCACCAACCCACTTATATAACCTCCGCCACTGAGGGTGAAGGTTTTTGTGAATTAGTTTCTCTATTGAAAATAGCAACTGGGGACTAG
- a CDS encoding Rpn family recombination-promoting nuclease/putative transposase encodes MTADPLFYEIFKEIPEFFFELIGQPGKDPSIYKFSAPEIKQRGFRLDGLLSTPEAYSDEPIYFIEAQSYKDDNFYNQLAAKIILYLTQYQPSNEEWYAVVIYDTKSNEGNFPGYLNFFLPNLRCFYLDELAKIPNQPLAVGVMRLIVEKKSQEKTGELARQLLGQAQEELTDTALEKKVLEFIKAVVIDKFVNLSREELEAMLNLGSLRKSKVYQEAFEEGMLETKLKTIPKLMKLGWSIEQIAEFLELDVETVRKNTQQ; translated from the coding sequence ATGACTGCCGATCCACTTTTTTATGAAATATTCAAAGAAATACCTGAATTCTTTTTTGAACTCATCGGTCAACCAGGAAAAGATCCAAGCATATACAAATTCAGCGCTCCGGAAATTAAACAGAGGGGATTTCGTTTAGATGGATTGCTTTCAACCCCTGAAGCCTATTCAGATGAACCAATTTACTTTATCGAGGCTCAGTCTTATAAAGATGATAATTTCTACAACCAGTTAGCTGCAAAGATTATTCTTTACCTGACTCAATATCAACCTTCCAATGAAGAGTGGTATGCTGTCGTCATTTATGATACAAAAAGTAATGAAGGGAATTTCCCTGGATATTTGAATTTCTTTCTACCCAATTTACGTTGCTTTTATCTGGATGAATTGGCAAAAATTCCTAACCAACCCCTGGCTGTAGGAGTAATGCGCTTAATAGTCGAAAAGAAAAGCCAAGAAAAAACTGGAGAGCTTGCTAGACAGTTGCTCGGTCAAGCTCAAGAAGAATTAACAGATACCGCTTTGGAGAAAAAGGTTTTAGAATTTATTAAAGCGGTGGTGATTGATAAATTTGTTAACTTAAGTCGGGAGGAGCTTGAAGCAATGCTAAATTTAGGTTCTTTGAGAAAAAGTAAAGTTTATCAGGAAGCTTTTGAAGAAGGTATGCTAGAGACAAAGCTAAAGACGATTCCCAAACTCATGAAGTTAGGATGGAGTATTGAGCAAATTGCAGAATTCCTAGAACTAGATGTAGAAACGGTGAGGAAAAATACTCAACAGTAA